In Thermus neutrinimicus, the genomic window CGGGGCCTGGTGCGCTCCGAGGTTAGGAAGTGCCTGGGCCGGGGCCGGCCCTACCGCCTGTACATGGCCCAGGACAAGGAGGCTCCCTACGCTTCCCTTTGCGGGGATGTGCTTAGGGAGGTGGAGAGGGCGCTGGGCCGGGAAGGGGTGGTGCGCCTCCTCTTGCAGAGGAACCGCAACCTTTTCGCCCCCTTGAACCTGGCGGCCCTTCCCCTTAGGGAACGGCTTGCCCGCCTGGCCCAGTTCCTGAGGGAGCAGGGCTACGAGGCGGAGGTGGTGGAGGAGGGGGGAAGGCTTTACCTGTGCCAGAAGCGCTGTCCCAAGCTGGCGCTTTCCCGGGAGCACGAGGCCCTTTGTCAAAGCGAGC contains:
- a CDS encoding helix-turn-helix transcriptional regulator; this translates as MALVLEGTKERVLDLLRLKPYTAKELAEALGVSRVAVLKHLQDLEARGLVRSEVRKCLGRGRPYRLYMAQDKEAPYASLCGDVLREVERALGREGVVRLLLQRNRNLFAPLNLAALPLRERLARLAQFLREQGYEAEVVEEGGRLYLCQKRCPKLALSREHEALCQSELLAYQELLGLPLMREERLAEGGSCCRYRVE